In the Streptomyces sp. NBC_00193 genome, GAGCGGCGGTGGAGGTTCTCCGCCACCACGAGGAGCTGACCGTTGCCCGCCAGCGCGAGCACCGCACGGTGAAACGCCCGGTCCGCATCGGCGTAGCGCGCCACATCACCCGCAGCCGCAGCCTCCTCCGCCTCCGCGGCCAACGGCACCACCACCGCCCACGCCCCCGCCGGCACCGTACGGGCCAGCCGCAGCATCACCGGGACTTCGAGCAGCGCCCTGACCTCGGCCAGCTCCGCCAGTTCCCCCGGGGTCCGGGTCACGACCCGGAACCCCCGGTTCGGGAGGCATTCGACGGCCCCCTCCAGCGCCAGCTGCTGCATCGCCTCGCGCACGGGCGTCGCGGAGACCCCGAACCGCTCCCCCAGGGCCGGGCCCGAGTAGATCTCCCCCGGTGCCAGCTCGCCCGCGAGCAGCGCCGCGCGCAGAGCGTCGAGGATCTGCCCGCGCACGGAGTGGCGCACCACCTTGCGGTCCTGCTGTGCCGGTACCCGGGCTCGGTCCGTATCGCGCACTCGGTCCTCCCACGGGTTGCGACCTGCCCCGAAGAATAGCCCGCCTTCCCACACCCGACGGAGATCAGGTAAGGTAAGGCTTACCTGTTAACGATCGTCTGATGCGGGGTTAGCCATGACCATCACGGCCGTAGCGCCCGCCCCGGGCGGCATCCGCACGCCCGCCCCGGCCGGCTCCCCGGTGGCGGACGCCTACGCACGGCTGACCGAGGCGTACGCCGGACTGCGCGTCACCGAGCTCGCCCCGCACGAACCCTCCCCTCGCGGTGTGGGGTGGGTCGGTGCGGACGAGCTCGCGGCGGGCGGCGACGCCCTGGAGGCGTTCCTCGCGTGGGACGAGGCGCAGATACTCCGCGACTACGGGCGCCCGGGTCGGCCCGACGTGGTGGCGGGGTTCGGGCTGCACCGGTACGCGTGGACGGCCTGCCTGCTGATCACGATCCCGTGGTTCCTGGACCGGCGCGTGCCCCTCCTGCCCCCGGAGGCCGTGTCCTTCCACCGGACGCAGGGCCGGATGGCCGTCCGCCTCCGCACCTTCGCCTGCCTGCCGGACGACCCGGCGGCAGCGCTCCCCGGGGCCCGGGTCGTGCCCGACGAGGACGCGCTGCGCGCAGAGGTGCGGGCTGCGGTGGCCCAGCACCTCGAACCGGTCATGGAGGGCTTCGGCCCGCGGACCCGGCGCGGGCGGCGCGCCCTGTGGGGCCTGGTCACCGACGACGTGGTCGAGAGCCTCTGGTACGTGGCCAACCTGCTCGGCGAAGCCGAGGAGCAGCGGGCCGTGCGCG is a window encoding:
- a CDS encoding GntR family transcriptional regulator: MRDTDRARVPAQQDRKVVRHSVRGQILDALRAALLAGELAPGEIYSGPALGERFGVSATPVREAMQQLALEGAVECLPNRGFRVVTRTPGELAELAEVRALLEVPVMLRLARTVPAGAWAVVVPLAAEAEEAAAAGDVARYADADRAFHRAVLALAGNGQLLVVAENLHRRSQWPLPGPRRIRRADLVADAAQHMAVLAALSTGNLPEAESLIRTHFTSP
- a CDS encoding (2Fe-2S)-binding protein, translated to MTITAVAPAPGGIRTPAPAGSPVADAYARLTEAYAGLRVTELAPHEPSPRGVGWVGADELAAGGDALEAFLAWDEAQILRDYGRPGRPDVVAGFGLHRYAWTACLLITIPWFLDRRVPLLPPEAVSFHRTQGRMAVRLRTFACLPDDPAAALPGARVVPDEDALRAEVRAAVAQHLEPVMEGFGPRTRRGRRALWGLVTDDVVESLWYVANLLGEAEEQRAVRELDRLFPGSTAPYTGGAGFRTLDAPDGRELPTRDRASCCFFYTIRPDDTCVTCPRTCDTDRIARLTADA